One Nocardioidaceae bacterium SCSIO 66511 genomic window carries:
- a CDS encoding replication initiation protein: MSTREQIASLTLTDAIALAEHYGVCTRPLVRRLTDRETGVVRYVAIPCGSTRAEVCAACADKARRLRQQQCRDGWHLRVEPAGPPRVVVPDLTGYDLADAYVVAAEVVAFAAPHVGPLAASPSVVVADERYDPEAPAGVVLEQHPKPEALIDPRSEINVIVSAGPDPEPEPDEESDQGSKRRTRSTRRLEGYPDLPKKAMSGRTVGRQLTSPSGNTYAPSTWLTLTLGSYGPVHSDSKHGCRCGGRHLGDDPLIGTPVDPDEDYNYREAALDALHFSKLIDRFWQNLRRCAGWKVQYFACVEPQKRLALHLHAAVRGGITASLFDAVVAATYHALWWPPHDDPVYAKEHPPVWDEVAGGYVDPDTGVLLPTWDQALDRLEEADAAPAYVLSFGSQSDRQWFLPGTPRTDKRIGYLTKYLTKSIAETYSGDRASDPQQDHRDRLVEEVRWLPCSPECTNWLRYGVQPKDCDDDMAPGECERAAHHPDNLGHGGRRVLVSRQWTGKTLDKHRADRAAVVRAVLAEAGIETPDRQRYATSQTLEDGTPRYDWERVDLEDPDGVDALNTAFRQSIIERIKRRNQYEAAKRARTDRDGPPHDHSAIRQRTAIVAA; the protein is encoded by the coding sequence ATGAGTACCCGTGAACAGATCGCCTCGTTGACGCTGACCGATGCGATCGCGCTGGCCGAGCACTACGGCGTGTGTACGCGTCCGTTGGTGCGCCGGTTGACCGACCGCGAGACCGGTGTGGTGCGGTATGTCGCGATCCCGTGCGGCTCGACCCGCGCCGAAGTCTGTGCGGCGTGTGCGGACAAGGCACGCCGGCTCCGTCAACAGCAATGCCGCGACGGCTGGCACCTCCGTGTTGAACCCGCCGGCCCGCCACGCGTGGTCGTGCCCGACCTGACCGGCTACGACCTCGCCGACGCGTACGTCGTCGCCGCCGAGGTCGTCGCCTTCGCTGCACCTCATGTCGGGCCGCTCGCCGCGTCGCCGTCCGTGGTGGTGGCCGACGAACGATACGACCCCGAAGCTCCGGCCGGCGTCGTGCTCGAGCAGCACCCGAAACCCGAAGCACTGATCGATCCGCGCTCCGAAATCAACGTGATCGTGTCCGCCGGCCCCGACCCGGAGCCCGAGCCGGACGAGGAATCCGATCAGGGGTCGAAGCGGCGGACGCGCTCGACCCGCCGGCTCGAGGGATACCCCGATCTGCCGAAGAAGGCGATGAGCGGGCGCACGGTCGGCCGCCAGCTGACCTCGCCCAGCGGGAACACCTACGCCCCGTCCACCTGGCTCACCCTCACCCTGGGGTCGTACGGGCCGGTGCACTCAGATTCCAAACATGGTTGTCGCTGCGGTGGCCGGCACCTCGGCGATGATCCGCTGATCGGGACACCGGTCGACCCGGACGAGGACTACAACTACCGCGAGGCCGCGTTGGATGCGTTGCACTTCTCCAAGCTGATCGACCGGTTCTGGCAGAACCTGCGGCGCTGCGCCGGCTGGAAAGTTCAGTACTTCGCCTGCGTCGAACCACAGAAGCGTCTCGCGCTGCACCTGCACGCCGCCGTCCGTGGTGGGATCACCGCCAGCCTGTTCGATGCCGTCGTAGCCGCGACGTATCACGCGCTGTGGTGGCCACCCCACGACGATCCCGTCTACGCCAAGGAGCATCCGCCGGTCTGGGACGAGGTCGCCGGCGGGTATGTCGACCCCGATACCGGCGTGCTGCTGCCGACCTGGGACCAGGCACTCGACCGGCTCGAGGAAGCCGACGCCGCTCCCGCGTACGTGTTGTCGTTCGGCAGCCAGAGTGATCGGCAATGGTTCCTTCCCGGCACACCCCGCACCGACAAGCGCATCGGCTATCTCACGAAGTACCTGACCAAGTCGATCGCCGAAACCTACAGCGGCGACCGCGCCAGCGACCCACAACAAGACCACCGTGACCGCCTGGTCGAAGAAGTCCGCTGGCTGCCGTGTTCGCCCGAGTGCACGAACTGGCTGCGATACGGCGTCCAGCCCAAAGACTGCGACGACGACATGGCACCCGGCGAATGTGAACGCGCCGCGCACCATCCCGACAACCTCGGCCACGGCGGCCGCCGCGTACTCGTCTCCCGCCAATGGACCGGCAAAACCCTCGACAAGCATCGTGCCGACCGTGCAGCCGTCGTCCGCGCAGTGCTCGCCGAAGCCGGCATCGAGACACCCGACCGGCAGCGCTACGCCACCTCGCAGACCCTCGAGGACGGCACACCCCGCTACGACTGGGAACGCGTCGACCTCGAAGACCCCGATGGTGTCGACGCGCTCAACACCGCCTTTCGGCAATCCATCATCGAACGCATCAAACGACGCAACCAATACGAAGCGGCTAAGCGAGCTCGCACGGACCGCGACGGGCCACCTCACGATCATTCGGCAATTCGGCAACGGACCGCCATCGTGGCGGCATGA
- a CDS encoding helix-turn-helix domain-containing protein, producing the protein MEVQRVGRLLTTAEAAKRLRVHVATMRRWRLDDVGPRFLNVGSVYRYPEEYLEAWITEKLAEQAAA; encoded by the coding sequence ATGGAAGTGCAACGCGTAGGTCGGCTATTGACGACGGCAGAAGCGGCGAAGCGCCTTCGGGTGCATGTGGCGACGATGCGGCGGTGGCGGCTGGATGATGTCGGTCCGCGGTTCCTGAACGTCGGGAGCGTGTATCGCTATCCCGAGGAGTACCTCGAGGCGTGGATCACCGAGAAGCTCGCTGAACAGGCCGCGGCATGA
- a CDS encoding site-specific integrase, with protein MSKPEKLPPLGVRLTIDVEEVERKNGIAYSTRVRWTHPLTGHREGVKRIHHSREAADGWLERMSGAAATGVDPGQTLETYLVSIGDRWSRAIDGSSTYEQYSAGLRHRVLPALGHLPVAMITAGLVDRAIDDWETRYGRSIIKNSTAALVLVLDEAVRDGIIARNPAKDRARRTVVGKAGAHPDQEPANPRELALPDVATLNQLVAELVTAGRHQSWGDMAMVLATTAMRISEAAGLRVGDVDLENGLIHVVRQTYPGRGGLVTKTTKGRRRRDVPIIDALGPTLVRLTTGRSADDRLLRGPRGGVITTATLRDATGWDAVVTRLGYPTLVRHGLRHTALTWMADAGIELHMLQRVAGHQDPAVTARYLHPDHESMKAAGSAFSAWWSRSGPESPHLRVVGGNGKTA; from the coding sequence ATGAGCAAGCCGGAGAAGTTGCCGCCGCTCGGCGTCCGGCTGACGATCGATGTCGAGGAGGTCGAGCGGAAGAACGGCATCGCATACAGCACGCGTGTTCGTTGGACTCATCCGTTGACCGGGCATCGCGAGGGCGTGAAGCGTATTCATCATTCGCGTGAGGCGGCTGATGGCTGGCTCGAGCGGATGAGCGGTGCGGCCGCGACAGGTGTCGATCCTGGCCAGACCCTCGAGACCTACCTCGTCTCGATCGGTGATCGGTGGTCGCGGGCGATCGATGGGAGCTCGACGTACGAGCAGTACTCGGCCGGCCTCCGGCATCGGGTACTCCCGGCTCTGGGGCATCTACCGGTCGCCATGATCACGGCCGGCCTGGTGGATCGCGCGATCGATGACTGGGAGACCCGGTACGGGCGCTCGATCATCAAGAACTCGACGGCCGCGCTGGTCCTGGTGCTCGATGAGGCGGTACGCGACGGGATCATCGCGCGGAACCCGGCAAAGGATCGCGCTCGTCGCACGGTCGTCGGCAAGGCCGGCGCTCACCCGGACCAGGAGCCGGCGAATCCGCGAGAGCTCGCGCTACCTGACGTCGCAACGCTCAACCAGTTGGTGGCCGAGCTCGTGACGGCGGGCCGTCATCAGTCGTGGGGCGACATGGCGATGGTGCTTGCCACAACTGCGATGCGGATCAGTGAGGCGGCCGGCCTGCGGGTCGGGGACGTCGACCTCGAGAACGGCCTCATTCATGTCGTTCGGCAAACGTATCCCGGTCGAGGCGGGCTCGTGACAAAGACGACCAAGGGCCGGCGGCGTCGTGATGTGCCGATCATCGATGCGCTCGGGCCGACACTGGTACGGCTGACCACCGGGCGTTCGGCAGACGATCGGCTGCTGCGTGGGCCTCGAGGCGGTGTCATCACGACCGCGACCCTGCGCGACGCGACCGGCTGGGACGCCGTTGTGACAAGGCTCGGTTATCCGACCTTGGTGCGGCACGGTCTGCGGCACACCGCCTTGACCTGGATGGCCGATGCGGGGATCGAGCTGCACATGCTGCAGCGGGTGGCCGGCCATCAGGACCCGGCCGTCACGGCGCGATATCTGCATCCCGATCACGAGTCGATGAAGGCTGCCGGGTCGGCGTTTTCGGCCTGGTGGTCCCGATCTGGTCCCGAATCGCCGCACCTTCGCGTGGTGGGCGGCAACGGCAAGACCGCATGA
- a CDS encoding HNH endonuclease, which yields MAVLSLPGIADDDALERAMSVKRSLASMEAEQFLYLLEFLDECAADPNVLRLCGAERVHPYGGDGTPDIPEFAVCELAASLGMANRSAASLVADILDLRHRLPLLFACLRNGEVDTWRVRRVAGGTRELSVEQAAAVDERLSQAGADGAPVVARMSRARVQQVIHQIAYVEDEAQAEDEAEENRKNRFVRIRPGGVGVDEISGTVSSGGGRRLLARIDEIAGWLGEIDSANGAERRSMDVRRSVALIMLADHEQVDELSEQVTRLRQRSSQADDAPSEPVADIPSRPSPRLPKTVLYVHLDAASGTWLLDGHGPITRSEAMGILGHSYVTIKPVIDLRQNVTYTGYVAPPKLKEQTALANHGYCTFPYCTSSAWRGEYDHIVDYHARGPTDARNGHRLCKHHHRAKTFGGWTVISPAVGTWVWRSPRSRFYHVTESTTTPLELDLFRYAA from the coding sequence ATGGCTGTTCTATCGCTGCCGGGCATCGCAGATGATGATGCGCTTGAACGTGCCATGTCGGTGAAGCGGTCGCTCGCGTCGATGGAGGCGGAGCAGTTCCTGTATCTCTTGGAGTTTCTGGACGAGTGTGCGGCCGATCCGAACGTGCTGCGGCTGTGCGGGGCGGAGCGGGTGCACCCGTACGGCGGTGATGGCACTCCCGACATTCCCGAGTTCGCCGTGTGCGAGCTCGCGGCCTCGCTGGGCATGGCAAACCGCTCGGCGGCGAGCCTGGTTGCCGACATCCTCGATCTGCGCCATCGGCTGCCGTTGCTGTTCGCGTGCCTGCGCAATGGTGAGGTCGATACCTGGCGGGTACGTCGTGTCGCCGGTGGCACCAGGGAGCTGTCTGTCGAGCAGGCGGCCGCGGTCGACGAGCGGCTCAGCCAAGCCGGCGCCGACGGCGCGCCCGTCGTGGCTCGAATGTCGCGGGCACGGGTCCAGCAGGTGATTCATCAGATCGCCTACGTCGAAGACGAAGCGCAGGCGGAAGACGAAGCCGAAGAGAACCGCAAGAATCGCTTTGTCCGGATCCGCCCGGGCGGCGTCGGCGTCGATGAGATCTCGGGCACGGTCTCCAGCGGCGGTGGACGGCGGCTGCTCGCCCGCATCGATGAGATCGCAGGCTGGCTGGGCGAGATCGACTCCGCGAATGGTGCTGAGCGACGGTCCATGGACGTTCGGCGTTCGGTTGCATTGATCATGCTCGCCGACCATGAGCAGGTCGATGAGCTATCCGAGCAGGTCACGCGCCTGCGTCAGCGCTCATCGCAGGCCGACGATGCGCCATCGGAGCCCGTCGCCGATATTCCCTCGCGGCCTTCGCCGCGGCTGCCCAAGACCGTGCTCTACGTACACCTCGACGCCGCATCGGGCACCTGGTTGCTCGACGGGCACGGTCCGATCACTCGCAGCGAGGCGATGGGAATCCTCGGGCATTCGTACGTCACGATCAAGCCAGTCATCGACTTGCGCCAGAACGTCACGTACACCGGTTACGTCGCGCCGCCAAAGCTGAAAGAGCAAACGGCACTCGCGAATCACGGCTATTGCACCTTCCCGTACTGCACGAGCTCCGCATGGCGAGGCGAATACGACCACATCGTCGACTACCACGCCCGTGGGCCGACGGATGCCCGCAACGGACACCGATTATGCAAACACCACCATCGCGCCAAGACGTTCGGCGGCTGGACCGTGATCTCGCCCGCCGTCGGCACCTGGGTGTGGCGATCACCTCGATCCCGCTTCTATCACGTGACCGAATCCACGACCACGCCGCTCGAGCTCGACCTCTTCCGCTACGCCGCCTGA
- a CDS encoding DoxX family protein, with product MDSLPEPEWPVVALAAISLFDAIICLGPVPFVRNCLEAVHFPRRYWGLLTPIKVAAAAGLVLGVWVPYLAFVTCVALVAYFVIAISMHVRARDFTSRLFVNATGMLVLSLAVGYVCL from the coding sequence ATGGACTCGCTGCCTGAACCCGAGTGGCCGGTCGTCGCGTTGGCCGCGATCTCCCTGTTCGACGCGATCATCTGCCTCGGCCCGGTGCCGTTCGTACGCAACTGTCTGGAGGCGGTCCACTTCCCGCGGCGCTACTGGGGTCTGCTCACGCCGATCAAGGTCGCCGCTGCGGCCGGGCTCGTACTCGGCGTCTGGGTGCCGTACCTCGCCTTCGTCACCTGTGTCGCATTGGTCGCGTACTTCGTCATCGCGATCTCGATGCACGTTCGTGCCCGCGACTTCACGTCTCGGTTGTTCGTCAACGCAACCGGCATGCTCGTACTGTCACTCGCCGTCGGCTACGTCTGCCTCTGA
- the der gene encoding ribosome biogenesis GTPase Der: MTTTGPTRTVPVLAVVGRPNVGKSTLVNRMLGRRAAVVEDTPGVTRDRISYDAVWNGRAFTVVDTGGWDPDAQGFAERIAEQAEIAVQAADAVLFVVDATIGITDDDEAVVRILRKSGRPVVLAANKVDDQRTEAEAAALWNLGLGEPYPVSALHGRGSGDLLDVILDALPPAPEEDFEEHTGPRRVALVGKPNVGKSSLLNRVAGSVRSVVDDVAGTTVDPVDELVEFADRTWHFIDTAGIRRRVKEASGHEYYASLRTNSAIDRAEVAVVLIDASQPLSEQDTRIISTVAEAGRALVIAFNKWDLVDEERRYYLDKEIERELVRVQWAPRINVAARTGWHIDRLARALDTALEGWETRVPTGALNAFLGRLVAEHPHPVRGGKQPKIMFGTQSSTAPPEFILFTSGKLEDQYLRFIERRLREDFGFAGSPVHLTQRPRKRRAR; encoded by the coding sequence TTGACCACCACTGGACCGACCAGGACGGTGCCCGTTCTCGCGGTCGTCGGCCGACCCAACGTCGGAAAGTCGACACTGGTCAACCGGATGCTCGGCCGACGCGCCGCGGTCGTCGAAGACACTCCCGGAGTCACCCGTGACCGCATCTCGTACGACGCGGTCTGGAACGGCCGCGCATTCACGGTCGTCGACACCGGCGGCTGGGACCCCGACGCGCAGGGCTTCGCCGAACGTATCGCCGAGCAGGCCGAGATCGCCGTGCAGGCCGCGGACGCCGTGCTCTTCGTCGTCGACGCGACTATCGGCATCACCGACGACGACGAGGCAGTCGTACGGATCCTGCGCAAGTCCGGGCGACCGGTCGTGCTCGCCGCCAACAAGGTCGACGACCAGCGCACCGAAGCCGAGGCTGCGGCTCTGTGGAACCTCGGGCTCGGCGAGCCCTATCCGGTCTCCGCGCTGCACGGCCGGGGGAGCGGCGACCTGCTCGACGTCATTCTCGACGCGCTCCCGCCCGCGCCGGAGGAGGACTTCGAGGAGCACACCGGCCCGCGCCGGGTCGCACTCGTCGGCAAGCCGAACGTCGGCAAGTCGAGCCTGCTGAACCGCGTCGCCGGGTCCGTACGCTCGGTCGTCGACGACGTCGCGGGTACGACGGTCGATCCGGTCGATGAGCTGGTCGAGTTCGCCGACCGAACCTGGCACTTCATCGACACTGCGGGCATCCGGCGACGGGTCAAGGAAGCATCGGGGCACGAGTACTACGCGAGCCTTCGTACCAACTCCGCGATCGACCGCGCCGAGGTCGCCGTGGTGCTCATCGACGCGAGCCAGCCGCTCAGCGAGCAGGACACCCGGATCATCTCGACGGTCGCCGAGGCGGGCAGGGCGCTCGTGATCGCCTTCAACAAATGGGATCTCGTCGACGAGGAGCGTCGCTACTACCTCGACAAGGAGATCGAGCGCGAGCTCGTACGCGTGCAGTGGGCGCCGCGGATCAACGTCGCCGCACGTACCGGCTGGCACATAGACCGGCTTGCCCGCGCACTCGACACCGCGCTGGAAGGCTGGGAGACGCGCGTACCGACGGGTGCGTTGAACGCATTCCTCGGCCGGCTCGTCGCCGAGCACCCACACCCCGTGCGCGGCGGCAAGCAGCCGAAGATCATGTTCGGTACGCAGAGCTCGACGGCTCCGCCCGAGTTCATCCTGTTCACCTCCGGCAAGCTGGAGGACCAGTACCTCCGCTTCATCGAGCGTCGGCTTCGCGAGGACTTCGGCTTCGCAGGATCGCCCGTGCACCTCACGCAGCGGCCACGCAAGCGACGCGCACGGTAG
- a CDS encoding 1-acyl-sn-glycerol-3-phosphate acyltransferase, whose product MNTLEHNEPPRTRDLRPIAHRTQVTLRKPGGAAMRWWWDIHTHGEHHVPSRGRALLACNHVGWLDGPLMVGLAPRPVHALVKHEMFAGQLGLLLHAVGQIPVERATIDVRAIRRAIRALRDDRVVTIYPEGTRGDGELRKMKRGLAYLALVTGAPVVPVALLGTRVRGESVSRIPPRGRRIDIVYGEPIAVNATSWPRTRESVEQLTRSLQRELVANLEHALDISGQQLPGPAADEEAKEADMVGLADDPQEDS is encoded by the coding sequence GTGAACACCCTGGAGCACAACGAGCCCCCGCGTACCCGAGACCTGCGCCCGATCGCGCACCGGACGCAGGTGACGCTCCGCAAGCCCGGCGGCGCGGCGATGAGGTGGTGGTGGGACATCCACACCCACGGCGAGCACCATGTGCCGAGTCGCGGCCGGGCGCTACTTGCGTGTAATCACGTCGGCTGGCTCGACGGGCCGCTGATGGTGGGGCTGGCTCCCAGGCCGGTTCATGCCTTGGTCAAGCACGAGATGTTCGCCGGACAGCTCGGTCTGCTGCTCCATGCCGTCGGGCAGATCCCGGTGGAGCGCGCGACGATCGACGTACGCGCCATCCGGCGCGCCATTCGGGCTCTGCGTGACGACCGCGTCGTCACGATCTATCCGGAGGGTACGCGCGGTGACGGCGAGCTTCGCAAGATGAAGCGTGGGCTCGCGTACCTCGCGCTCGTGACGGGTGCGCCGGTGGTGCCCGTCGCGCTTCTCGGTACGCGCGTACGAGGGGAGTCCGTATCGCGGATCCCGCCGCGCGGACGCCGCATCGACATCGTCTACGGTGAGCCGATCGCGGTGAACGCCACAAGCTGGCCCCGGACTCGGGAATCCGTCGAGCAGCTGACGCGTTCGCTTCAACGCGAGCTCGTCGCGAACCTCGAGCACGCACTCGACATATCCGGGCAGCAGCTGCCCGGCCCGGCGGCCGATGAAGAGGCCAAGGAGGCCGATATGGTCGGGCTCGCCGATGACCCCCAGGAGGACAGTTGA
- the cmk gene encoding (d)CMP kinase, translated as MKSDTLVVAVDGPSGSGKSSTARGVAQRLGLAYLDTGAMYRAITWALLEAGVHVDDADAVADAAAKVVLDVGTDPGEPTIHADDVDVSGPIRGPHVTAAVSAVAAVPAVREQLVAEQRSLIAGSGGIVVEGRDIASVVAPDAAVKVYLVADAEARASRRAAELGGSDVSATKADLERRDSYDSSRTASPLRRADGAQVIDTTHLSLDEVIEEIVRLTKEP; from the coding sequence GTGAAGTCAGACACGTTGGTCGTTGCGGTCGATGGGCCGTCGGGGTCGGGCAAGTCGAGTACGGCGCGCGGCGTCGCGCAGCGGCTCGGGCTCGCGTACCTCGACACCGGGGCGATGTACCGCGCGATCACGTGGGCGCTGCTGGAGGCCGGCGTGCATGTCGACGACGCGGACGCCGTTGCCGATGCCGCCGCCAAGGTCGTGCTCGACGTCGGCACCGATCCAGGTGAGCCGACGATTCACGCCGATGACGTCGACGTTTCCGGCCCGATCCGCGGCCCGCACGTGACGGCAGCGGTGAGTGCCGTGGCCGCCGTGCCCGCGGTACGCGAGCAGCTGGTCGCCGAGCAGCGATCGTTGATCGCCGGGTCCGGCGGCATCGTGGTCGAGGGCCGCGATATCGCCTCTGTCGTCGCGCCCGATGCCGCGGTGAAGGTGTATCTCGTCGCCGACGCCGAAGCGCGGGCGAGTCGACGCGCGGCCGAGCTCGGCGGCTCCGATGTCTCTGCGACGAAGGCCGACCTCGAGCGTCGCGACTCCTACGACTCCTCGCGTACGGCGTCTCCATTGCGTCGCGCCGACGGCGCACAGGTCATCGACACGACGCACCTGAGCCTCGACGAGGTCATCGAGGAGATCGTGCGCCTGACCAAGGAACCGTGA
- a CDS encoding prephenate dehydrogenase has product MTESLAGPVLVVGCGLMGTSAGLALRRRGVEVYLEDLLRTHVEVAESRGAGSAQKPTSVAMVVVAVPPDHVGAAVVEALRAWPDAVVTDLSSIKVAPLEYVRAAGVDASRYVGGHPMAGSERSGPIAGSEELFDGRAWAVAPTADAAPRAVEQVRALATTCGATVIELSPDEHDEAAARVSHLPHVMSALAAAQLDGGSEEQLALAGQGLRDVTRIAAGDPRLWRQILGGNAAHLGRLLEAVRTDIDRLIEGLRTSPDDIVAVLQRGVQGTGLIPGKHGEEGPEQSTVYVNVPDQPGELARLFADAGESGVNIEDLRIDHDPARPVGLVEVVVASDRADVLIDALGNRGWRAHR; this is encoded by the coding sequence GTGACCGAATCGCTCGCAGGCCCCGTTCTCGTCGTCGGCTGCGGTCTGATGGGTACGTCCGCGGGGCTGGCCTTACGCCGCCGCGGCGTCGAGGTCTATCTCGAAGACCTGCTCCGCACCCATGTGGAGGTGGCTGAGTCGCGCGGTGCCGGCTCGGCGCAGAAACCGACGTCGGTGGCCATGGTGGTGGTCGCGGTGCCGCCCGACCATGTGGGCGCTGCCGTCGTCGAAGCGTTGCGCGCCTGGCCGGATGCGGTGGTCACCGACCTGTCCAGCATCAAGGTCGCGCCGTTGGAGTACGTACGCGCTGCCGGTGTCGATGCGTCGCGCTACGTCGGCGGGCATCCGATGGCCGGTAGCGAGCGATCCGGTCCGATCGCCGGGTCCGAGGAGCTCTTCGACGGCCGTGCGTGGGCGGTCGCTCCGACTGCCGACGCAGCTCCTCGTGCCGTCGAGCAGGTTCGCGCGCTCGCGACGACCTGCGGTGCGACGGTGATCGAGCTATCGCCCGACGAACACGATGAGGCCGCCGCTCGCGTCTCGCATCTGCCGCATGTCATGTCGGCGCTGGCCGCCGCGCAGCTCGACGGCGGTTCCGAGGAGCAGCTGGCGCTCGCCGGGCAGGGGCTGCGCGACGTCACCCGCATCGCGGCCGGTGACCCGCGCCTGTGGCGTCAGATCCTCGGCGGCAATGCCGCGCACCTCGGGCGACTGCTCGAGGCCGTACGCACCGACATTGATCGGCTGATCGAGGGGTTGCGTACCTCGCCGGACGACATCGTCGCGGTTCTGCAGCGTGGCGTCCAGGGCACGGGGCTGATCCCGGGCAAGCACGGCGAGGAGGGGCCTGAGCAGAGCACGGTGTACGTCAATGTGCCCGACCAGCCGGGCGAATTGGCGCGGTTGTTCGCCGATGCGGGAGAATCGGGCGTGAACATCGAGGATCTGCGTATTGACCACGATCCTGCGCGTCCGGTCGGCCTCGTCGAGGTCGTCGTGGCGAGCGATCGGGCCGACGTACTCATCGATGCATTGGGCAACCGTGGTTGGAGGGCACACCGGTGA
- a CDS encoding rRNA pseudouridine synthase: protein MSAEPVRLQKVLAQAGVASRRHSETLIAQGRVEVDGEIVMQMGLRVDPSTAVIRVDGKRLPPATPHAYVVLNKPLGVVSAMSDPRGRPTLASYVESRPERLFHVGRLDADTEGLLLLTNDGEFAHRMAHPSYEISKVYVAEVDGRVDKRTAGRLRSGVELDDGPAAADEFSIKQVHGDRSLVRLTIHEGRNRIVRRMLAEVGHPVRRLSRIAIGDVRLGSLKPGDVRDLSADELGALLDSVGL, encoded by the coding sequence GTGAGTGCTGAGCCCGTACGCCTGCAGAAGGTGCTCGCACAGGCGGGTGTTGCGAGCCGGCGGCACAGCGAGACGCTGATCGCACAGGGCAGGGTCGAGGTCGACGGCGAGATCGTCATGCAGATGGGCCTGCGGGTCGACCCGTCGACGGCGGTGATCCGAGTCGACGGCAAGCGACTGCCACCGGCGACACCCCACGCGTACGTCGTGCTGAACAAACCGCTCGGTGTGGTGAGTGCGATGTCCGATCCGCGCGGTCGTCCGACCCTCGCCTCGTACGTCGAGTCGCGTCCGGAGAGATTGTTCCACGTGGGCCGGCTCGACGCAGACACCGAGGGGCTGCTGTTGCTCACCAACGACGGTGAGTTCGCACATCGGATGGCGCACCCGTCGTACGAGATCTCGAAGGTCTACGTGGCCGAGGTCGACGGGCGGGTCGACAAGCGGACCGCCGGCCGGCTGAGGTCGGGCGTCGAGCTCGACGACGGCCCGGCCGCCGCCGACGAGTTCAGCATCAAGCAGGTCCACGGCGACCGCTCGCTGGTCCGGTTGACCATCCACGAGGGGCGCAACCGCATTGTGCGGCGGATGCTCGCCGAGGTAGGCCATCCGGTACGCCGGCTGAGCCGCATCGCGATCGGCGACGTACGTCTGGGTTCGCTCAAGCCCGGTGACGTACGAGACCTCTCCGCCGACGAGCTCGGCGCGCTGCTCGATAGCGTAGGGCTGTGA
- the scpB gene encoding SMC-Scp complex subunit ScpB: MTENTPGERDPELELELLPLEPALEAVLMVADEPFDHLTLAQAVGHPPADVEAALERLAATYDEREHGFELRQVAGGWRYYTREALAPAVERFVLDGQQARLTQAALETMAVIAYRQPISRARVSAIRGVNVDGVTRTLVTRGLVEEAGTEEESGAVLYRTTSYFLERMGLNSLDELPELAPYLPEGVGDEEETVAEEPPPAEAPTQDVVE, translated from the coding sequence ATGACTGAGAACACGCCCGGCGAGCGCGATCCGGAGCTCGAGCTGGAGCTGCTGCCGCTGGAGCCGGCGCTCGAGGCCGTCCTGATGGTCGCCGATGAGCCGTTCGACCATCTGACGCTCGCCCAGGCGGTCGGCCACCCGCCGGCCGATGTCGAGGCGGCGCTCGAACGCCTCGCAGCGACCTATGACGAACGTGAGCACGGGTTCGAGCTCCGCCAGGTCGCCGGCGGTTGGCGCTACTACACCCGCGAGGCGCTGGCGCCCGCCGTCGAGCGCTTCGTACTCGACGGACAGCAGGCCCGACTGACGCAGGCGGCGCTGGAGACGATGGCCGTCATCGCGTACCGGCAGCCGATCAGCCGTGCTCGGGTCTCCGCGATTCGCGGCGTCAACGTCGACGGAGTCACGCGTACGCTCGTCACCCGCGGGCTGGTCGAGGAGGCCGGCACCGAGGAGGAGAGCGGGGCGGTGCTGTACCGCACCACGTCGTACTTCCTGGAGCGAATGGGGCTGAACTCCCTCGACGAGCTTCCGGAGCTGGCGCCGTACCTCCCCGAGGGAGTCGGCGACGAAGAGGAGACGGTCGCCGAGGAGCCGCCGCCCGCGGAGGCACCCACCCAGGACGTCGTCGAGTGA